AAACTCCTGCTCCTGCCCGTTCTTTAGCATCACATACTTGTAGCGCAGCGGAGCTGAGGGCTTCATCAGCGCCTGAATGTCGTTGCCGGTCTTGTAAGGGCGGAAGTCGATGAACGGCAGGTGCTGGTAAGCGTACCAGCCTATGCCCACAGCAAGTATAGCAGACAGCGCCGTAACCACAGCGCCTGTTTTGGGGCGGGTAAGCGGCGGCAGGTATTTTTGCGTGAACAGCAGCACCACGATCATCACCAGCAGCACCAGGTCTTTGGTAAACGACTCCCAGGGCGTCAGCTTAATAGCATCGCCAAAGCAGCCGCAATCCGTTACTTTGTTAAAGTAGGCCGAGTAAAAGGTAAGAAAGGTAAAGAACACGATCATGGCCAGCAACGCCACCAGCACCCTCTTGAGCCGCCAGCGCAGCAGCAGGGCCACTCCGAGCACAATTTCCGAGGCACTCAGGAAAATGGACAGGAACAGGGCTGCCGGCCGAAAGGCCAGGAAAAAGGCGGCGAAGTCAGTGGCGAACACTTCAAAATATTCGTCCAGCTTAATGGCCGTGCCCACCGGGTCGTTTATCTTGATCAGGCCCGAAAAGATGAACAGCACGCCCACAAAAAACCAGCAGAATCTGCTTATATACTTCATTCTTATGCGTTAAAAAGTTAGAACGTTTAAAGGGTAGAGCGTTATACTATAACCCTCTCCTGTTATCCCGAACAACGGGAGAGATCCGGGGCAACACCTGCTTAAAACGCAGATTTCTCGTTACACTCGAAATGACAAAAATCAAATGGCAAGTATAGCATCAAACTATAAACCCAAGTATAAACTATACCTTACTGCACCTCCTCCGCATACCCCGACAAAATCAGGG
This window of the Pontibacter liquoris genome carries:
- a CDS encoding BT_3928 family protein — protein: MKYISRFCWFFVGVLFIFSGLIKINDPVGTAIKLDEYFEVFATDFAAFFLAFRPAALFLSIFLSASEIVLGVALLLRWRLKRVLVALLAMIVFFTFLTFYSAYFNKVTDCGCFGDAIKLTPWESFTKDLVLLVMIVVLLFTQKYLPPLTRPKTGAVVTALSAILAVGIGWYAYQHLPFIDFRPYKTGNDIQALMKPSAPLRYKYVMLKNGQEQEFEEYPTDETYKFKEMVAINPEDGPRITDFNVWTDEGDFTQEVFTGNKLLVIVQSTATADQKDFDKINKLVKAAEQAGIQPMVVTSSSGQEFEMFRHEVNLAAPYYFGDGTVLKTIIRANPGLVLLQNGVVKGKWHHNDTPDIAEVKGLLTK